In the Zestosphaera sp. genome, one interval contains:
- a CDS encoding ABC transporter permease, with protein sequence MRAAKLESLASMAEMELRRLRHDPFEILTRAVQPILWVAVFGSVMARIRAFPSVGDYVTFITPGVVLQSSTFISLAYGIALIFERESGILKKLLTSPIPRSYIVVGRALAGGVRASTQYVIVLASAAVVGARISSDPLNLVAGYLILVMACMGFTSLSILIASLLKTRERFMGIIGAITMPLFFASNALYPIEVMPDVIKYISLANPLTYTVSALRKLLVSNSYDVLQEILVLACFTIISLGVAVKNLKKIIE encoded by the coding sequence ATGCGCGCCGCTAAGTTAGAGTCTCTTGCTTCGATGGCTGAGATGGAGTTGAGGAGGCTTAGGCACGATCCCTTCGAGATACTCACGCGCGCGGTTCAACCGATACTCTGGGTCGCTGTCTTCGGTTCTGTCATGGCCAGGATAAGAGCATTCCCAAGCGTTGGTGATTACGTGACTTTCATAACTCCTGGTGTGGTACTTCAGTCTTCTACGTTCATATCATTAGCTTACGGGATAGCCCTGATATTCGAGAGAGAATCGGGAATACTGAAGAAGCTCTTGACATCACCTATTCCTAGAAGCTACATAGTAGTTGGGAGAGCTCTCGCTGGGGGCGTTAGAGCCTCAACACAGTACGTCATAGTTTTGGCGTCAGCTGCTGTCGTAGGCGCTAGAATAAGTAGTGACCCGCTGAACTTGGTTGCTGGCTACTTAATACTCGTCATGGCATGCATGGGCTTCACAAGCCTCTCAATACTCATAGCTTCTCTACTCAAAACGCGTGAGAGGTTTATGGGGATTATAGGAGCTATAACGATGCCTCTATTCTTTGCTAGTAACGCTCTATACCCGATTGAGGTGATGCCCGATGTAATCAAGTATATCTCTCTAGCTAACCCGCTCACATACACGGTGTCGGCTTTAAGGAAGTTGCTCGTGAGTAACTCTTATGATGTGCTCCAGGAAATACTGGTTCTGGCTTGCTTCACTATCATTTCTTTAGGAGTTGCTGTGAAGAACCTGAAGAAGATTATTGAGTAA
- a CDS encoding ABC transporter ATP-binding protein, which yields MNAVEVRDLVKVYGREVRALDGVSLDVEEGAVHALLGPNGAGKTTLIRVITTQLKPSSGFARVFGYDVIKESSAVRELIGYVPQEMSLWSDLSGYENMLIYSKIYGVPRGVRSKKIEELLDFMGLSDASRRLVRTYSGGMIRRLEIAIALMRNPKLLILDEPTIGLDPGARSLVWDKISEFRRENGVTVFFATHYMDEADKYANYVTLLNQGKVVTHGTPSELKRLVEGNRVVIVFKGRVDGSKLSEIISGIHGVTISSFNDEYLDLVVSDIPTKLPAILEKIFSSGYSVSEVVIREATLDEVFIKLTGRRITEESGRVKEVVSVRKMIRRGG from the coding sequence TTGAACGCTGTCGAAGTGAGGGACTTGGTTAAGGTTTACGGGCGTGAGGTCAGAGCGCTGGATGGCGTGAGTCTAGATGTTGAGGAGGGTGCTGTCCACGCTCTGTTAGGACCTAACGGGGCTGGCAAGACTACGCTAATAAGAGTCATAACTACTCAGCTTAAACCTAGTAGTGGCTTCGCAAGAGTTTTTGGCTATGACGTCATCAAAGAGTCTTCTGCGGTTAGAGAGCTGATTGGTTATGTACCTCAAGAAATGTCGCTTTGGAGTGACTTGAGTGGTTATGAGAATATGCTCATATACTCGAAAATATATGGGGTTCCGAGAGGAGTTAGGAGTAAGAAGATTGAAGAACTGCTTGATTTTATGGGGTTGAGTGATGCTTCAAGGAGGCTTGTCAGGACCTACTCTGGAGGCATGATAAGGAGGCTCGAAATAGCTATCGCTTTAATGCGTAACCCTAAGCTCTTAATCCTTGACGAGCCTACCATAGGGCTCGATCCGGGAGCGCGTAGTCTAGTCTGGGACAAGATAAGTGAGTTTAGAAGAGAGAATGGGGTGACGGTATTCTTCGCTACTCACTACATGGACGAAGCAGATAAGTACGCTAATTACGTAACCCTGCTTAACCAGGGGAAGGTAGTGACTCACGGGACGCCGAGTGAGTTGAAGAGGCTTGTTGAGGGTAATAGAGTCGTCATAGTTTTTAAGGGTCGTGTAGATGGTTCGAAGTTGAGCGAAATCATCTCAGGAATTCATGGAGTAACTATCTCTAGCTTCAATGATGAATACCTAGACTTGGTAGTCAGTGACATACCTACTAAGCTCCCCGCCATACTAGAGAAGATTTTCTCTAGTGGTTATTCGGTTTCGGAAGTGGTGATTCGGGAAGCAACGCTTGACGAGGTCTTCATAAAGCTTACTGGTAGGAGGATAACTGAGGAGTCTGGGAGGGTGAAAGAAGTAGTTAGTGTGAGGAAAATGATTAGGAGGGGTGGGTGA
- a CDS encoding ArsR family transcriptional regulator codes for MSSSDALKRVEELLEHVVKKLERLEELLTTLSNDPTYAIAVELTLYFSVPAQKAIKLARELVLLFKGVSEVDPITKAVLEVLASSEDGISISELTRRVRKVRGTASRRIVTERIKLLESKGLVQVKRSGNVARVYLRRNSDSEGLKNS; via the coding sequence ATGTCTTCTAGCGACGCGCTTAAGAGAGTTGAAGAACTACTTGAACACGTAGTCAAGAAGCTAGAGAGGCTTGAGGAGCTACTCACTACGTTAAGTAACGACCCGACCTACGCCATCGCCGTAGAACTAACACTCTATTTTTCCGTCCCTGCACAGAAAGCAATTAAGTTAGCTAGAGAGTTAGTCCTTTTATTTAAGGGGGTCTCTGAAGTCGACCCGATAACTAAGGCAGTACTAGAAGTACTAGCATCCTCAGAAGACGGCATAAGCATATCAGAACTAACTAGGAGAGTCAGGAAAGTCAGAGGTACTGCGTCCAGAAGAATAGTGACTGAAAGGATTAAGCTTCTAGAAAGTAAAGGATTAGTGCAGGTAAAGAGGTCCGGCAACGTAGCTAGAGTCTACTTAAGGAGGAACTCAGATAGTGAGGGTCTCAAGAATAGCTAA
- a CDS encoding PQQ-binding-like beta-propeller repeat protein yields the protein MLLTLFTIYASVQLVHTILWSVLIPDTTIWFISYIFRYNSFGGPALYVVHSNGVNVYTFNGDLIWRLNTSTTPIVQHIFTTDYKTDIIVCDGNIVSRRDSSNGQVVWQKVLGSQITALYSYEDVNNDGTWDVLVGDSNGNVYVLNGVNGNIIWSKNLGASPVNGVSFLRISNTLGVVAYAGKGPSKVDVYLQDGTLLWSKSISSGISIVFWPRTYIATYFDLNADGYDEIALITDSAIMAFNGRTGDELWTKALSVRPHTIWRVSEDLDGDGIYDLIVGTRQGIYAVSSASGSTVWYLNLNYIFFIDPYYQDIDKNGYSNAVVASDNLYIIDLKQGNITWTFNEISPTAVQLTWITGSFNRNQVVVGSGNGDLVMIALEATSETTTATTITRTITITETTTATQSFYFTITNTVTFTQPATITTTHLLSSEITRTVMPTLTDQQVTLQTYLIAFAMIVSSTIIALLIRRGG from the coding sequence ATGTTATTGACATTGTTTACTATTTATGCATCCGTTCAGTTGGTGCATACGATCTTATGGTCTGTGTTAATACCAGACACCACCATCTGGTTTATCAGTTACATCTTTAGATACAACAGCTTCGGCGGACCTGCTCTTTATGTGGTTCATTCCAATGGAGTTAACGTTTACACCTTTAACGGAGATTTGATTTGGCGTTTGAATACCTCTACAACGCCCATAGTTCAGCACATTTTCACCACAGACTATAAAACAGACATTATAGTATGTGATGGTAATATCGTGTCTAGAAGGGATTCTTCGAATGGTCAGGTAGTTTGGCAGAAAGTACTAGGATCTCAAATAACAGCGCTGTATTCTTATGAAGACGTAAACAATGATGGAACTTGGGACGTGTTAGTAGGGGATAGCAACGGTAATGTATATGTGCTCAACGGCGTCAACGGAAACATCATATGGTCTAAAAATCTCGGTGCATCACCAGTAAACGGGGTTTCTTTCCTGAGAATTTCAAATACGTTAGGAGTCGTTGCGTACGCGGGTAAGGGTCCTTCAAAAGTTGACGTTTATCTTCAGGACGGAACCTTGTTGTGGTCAAAGAGCATTAGCTCCGGTATAAGTATCGTGTTCTGGCCAAGGACGTATATTGCTACATATTTCGATTTAAACGCTGATGGCTACGACGAGATAGCTTTAATAACAGATTCAGCGATCATGGCTTTCAACGGTCGAACAGGAGATGAACTCTGGACAAAGGCGTTGAGTGTCAGACCCCATACTATCTGGAGAGTTAGCGAAGATCTTGACGGGGACGGCATATATGACTTGATAGTTGGGACAAGACAAGGTATTTACGCGGTTTCAAGCGCGTCTGGCTCAACAGTCTGGTACCTTAATCTCAACTATATTTTCTTTATAGACCCTTACTATCAAGATATAGATAAAAACGGATACTCAAACGCTGTTGTTGCATCTGACAATCTATACATAATAGACTTAAAGCAAGGGAATATCACATGGACATTCAATGAGATAAGTCCGACAGCTGTTCAACTCACCTGGATCACTGGTAGTTTTAACAGAAATCAGGTAGTCGTCGGTTCCGGAAACGGGGACCTAGTCATGATTGCGCTTGAAGCCACATCGGAAACTACTACAGCGACTACAATAACTAGGACCATCACCATAACAGAAACTACTACAGCAACGCAATCCTTTTATTTCACAATTACTAATACCGTCACATTTACTCAGCCAGCTACGATCACCACCACTCATCTCTTATCGTCAGAGATAACGAGAACTGTGATGCCAACTTTAACTGACCAACAAGTAACGTTGCAAACATATCTTATAGCATTTGCTATGATCGTTTCGTCGACTATTATAGCATTATTAATCAGGAGAGGGGGATAG
- a CDS encoding serine/threonine-protein kinase: MDSNLVIILAAIISSLIIIMSAITKKPRNIRSLKNKSVEPSKSLLRSPVTSQVVTQETEYFERIFKTEKNTYRLIQLVSGKEYTEVWKALDKLGKSGKTVAIKIYKKGEGSNKTFVTELRKLTQLLEKLGDNPYVSNYIVKILDFGTSPAPYIVMDYYPENLRSLTKRGVSHKDLVKIMARIAKALAYASDVGVNHGDLKPENILIKEEDGKYYPVLADWGGGFTPCYAAPEIYKYGEKMLTEKSDVWSFGVILYEVLTQNRLFKNLTEYEKRIENDVRVEIPHNPRLEELVNKCLRKNPGERPSFRDIYGELYDYLRTELRTIISQGTRDLKTTLELFESHIVLRDSISAKEELKNLKRYDLDPAVYKILTRSVHIVRKLENKTADPNEIISYFNYVLSSASKDTKLKKMLEKERCIKEYLLPIERYGKWSMISLWRDVSECIHRIVEVLEDYINI; this comes from the coding sequence TTGGATAGCAATCTCGTGATTATTTTAGCGGCCATTATTTCGTCATTAATAATAATTATGTCAGCTATTACCAAGAAACCCAGAAATATTCGCTCACTCAAGAATAAAAGTGTAGAACCATCTAAGTCTTTGCTTAGATCTCCAGTAACTTCTCAGGTAGTGACTCAGGAAACCGAGTACTTTGAGAGGATATTTAAAACCGAGAAAAACACCTATAGACTCATTCAGCTAGTGAGTGGAAAGGAATATACAGAAGTGTGGAAAGCTTTAGACAAGCTAGGAAAATCGGGAAAAACCGTAGCTATAAAGATCTATAAAAAAGGTGAGGGAAGTAACAAGACCTTCGTTACGGAATTGAGGAAGCTGACTCAGCTCTTAGAAAAGCTCGGAGACAACCCATATGTATCAAACTACATAGTAAAGATATTAGATTTTGGAACTAGTCCAGCCCCGTATATAGTGATGGACTACTACCCAGAAAACTTGAGGAGTCTCACCAAGCGAGGTGTCTCGCACAAAGACTTAGTTAAGATTATGGCAAGAATTGCTAAGGCTCTGGCTTACGCTAGTGATGTTGGTGTTAATCACGGAGACTTAAAACCTGAAAACATCCTTATCAAGGAGGAAGACGGCAAATATTATCCAGTACTTGCAGATTGGGGAGGAGGTTTTACGCCATGCTACGCTGCACCTGAGATCTACAAATACGGTGAAAAAATGCTTACGGAGAAGAGCGATGTGTGGAGTTTTGGGGTTATTCTATACGAGGTCTTGACACAGAATAGACTTTTCAAGAACCTCACCGAATATGAAAAGCGGATAGAGAATGACGTTAGAGTAGAAATTCCTCACAATCCGAGACTCGAAGAGCTCGTAAATAAGTGTTTACGTAAAAATCCCGGTGAGAGACCGAGCTTTAGAGATATCTACGGAGAACTTTACGATTATTTGAGAACCGAGCTTAGAACAATTATCTCACAGGGCACGCGAGATCTTAAAACAACTCTTGAACTTTTTGAATCCCACATAGTATTGAGAGACAGTATCAGTGCAAAAGAAGAACTAAAGAATCTTAAGAGATATGATTTGGACCCTGCTGTCTACAAAATACTTACTAGATCTGTTCATATAGTTAGGAAACTTGAAAATAAGACTGCAGATCCGAATGAGATCATATCATACTTTAACTATGTTCTCTCCTCAGCTAGTAAGGACACAAAGCTCAAAAAAATGCTAGAGAAAGAACGATGTATAAAGGAATATCTCTTACCTATAGAAAGATATGGGAAGTGGTCAATGATTAGCCTATGGAGAGACGTAAGTGAATGCATTCATAGAATAGTAGAGGTGTTAGAAGATTACATTAATATATAG
- a CDS encoding aminotransferase class III-fold pyridoxal phosphate-dependent enzyme, with translation MSFGERTPEEIIAKYEKVFSRVQRVSYAPVIAVRGRNSRVFDVSGRAYIDFTSSAAVMNLGYCDPEIVKVIKEQAEELIHFTFIYGYNVPALQLAEELLALSGFKDWRVVLGLSGSDANEGALMLAKGFRKDSRVLMSHAGSFHGCCVGTTTVSGVDLSVKVSKIVGSWLKSVKVPYPYCYRCPLSLELKSCGMSCVENVKALIEEVGPEDVVALITEPIQGDGGIVVPPENYFTRLEGVLRKHGIPIIVDEVQTCLGRTGKWFGYQHFSFRPDVMTLGKPLGAGLPISAILGREDIMNSLPEFAYSFTLAGNPLIARVALRGIQLIKERDLVRRAEKLGEIVLRRLSKLRDECSIVGDVRGKGLMIGLELVKDKESKARGLEEAKKVVWRAYELGLFIMFLSGNVLRIQPPLTIEEEVLEEGLSILERSIREVEEGKVGDEALVKIHGW, from the coding sequence TTGAGTTTTGGGGAGAGAACTCCTGAGGAGATTATAGCTAAGTATGAGAAAGTATTCTCCAGAGTTCAGAGAGTTTCTTACGCGCCAGTCATAGCTGTTAGAGGCAGGAATTCTAGAGTGTTTGACGTTAGTGGTAGGGCATACATAGACTTTACTTCAAGTGCTGCCGTAATGAATCTCGGGTACTGCGATCCCGAGATAGTTAAGGTGATTAAGGAGCAGGCTGAAGAATTAATTCATTTTACTTTCATATACGGCTACAACGTACCTGCTCTCCAATTAGCTGAGGAGTTACTTGCTCTCTCAGGCTTTAAAGACTGGAGAGTTGTTTTAGGTTTGAGCGGTAGTGACGCTAACGAAGGCGCCTTAATGCTTGCTAAGGGGTTTAGGAAAGATTCTAGAGTGTTGATGAGTCATGCGGGCAGTTTCCACGGCTGCTGTGTTGGCACTACTACAGTCTCGGGCGTGGACCTCTCTGTCAAGGTCTCTAAAATAGTAGGTTCCTGGCTAAAGAGCGTTAAAGTGCCTTACCCATACTGCTATAGGTGCCCGCTAAGTCTTGAGCTCAAGTCTTGCGGGATGTCGTGTGTTGAGAACGTGAAGGCCTTGATTGAGGAGGTGGGTCCTGAAGACGTAGTAGCACTTATTACTGAGCCTATTCAGGGTGATGGAGGTATTGTGGTGCCCCCGGAAAACTACTTCACACGACTTGAGGGGGTTTTGAGGAAGCACGGAATACCCATAATAGTAGATGAGGTTCAGACATGCTTGGGAAGGACTGGGAAGTGGTTCGGTTACCAACACTTTAGTTTTAGACCTGACGTAATGACTTTAGGGAAGCCTCTCGGCGCTGGCCTACCTATCTCGGCTATATTAGGTAGGGAAGACATAATGAATTCTCTGCCTGAGTTCGCGTACTCCTTCACGCTGGCTGGCAACCCACTCATAGCTAGGGTTGCGTTAAGAGGCATCCAGCTAATTAAGGAGAGAGACTTAGTGAGGAGAGCTGAGAAGCTCGGTGAGATTGTCTTAAGGAGATTGAGTAAGTTACGTGATGAGTGCTCCATAGTAGGTGATGTGAGGGGTAAGGGCTTAATGATCGGCTTAGAGTTAGTTAAGGATAAAGAGAGTAAAGCGAGAGGGCTTGAGGAAGCTAAGAAAGTAGTCTGGAGAGCTTACGAGTTAGGACTCTTCATCATGTTCTTGTCTGGGAACGTGCTCAGGATACAGCCCCCACTAACCATAGAGGAGGAAGTCCTTGAGGAAGGTCTCAGCATACTGGAGAGGTCTATCAGAGAGGTTGAGGAAGGTAAGGTAGGCGATGAAGCTCTTGTTAAGATTCATGGGTGGTAA
- a CDS encoding DUF131 domain-containing protein produces the protein MSLSEILLFSGLVLIVGGFLLFFIALLRRSSDYKLEGGGVLIVGPIPIVFGTSQKASAILIVLAIVLMLIVLTTFILTNVR, from the coding sequence ATGAGTCTCTCAGAGATCTTGCTCTTCTCAGGGCTCGTCTTGATTGTGGGAGGTTTTTTACTATTCTTCATCGCTTTATTACGTCGGAGTAGTGACTACAAGCTTGAGGGCGGTGGCGTGCTTATAGTGGGGCCCATACCTATAGTATTCGGCACTAGTCAGAAGGCGTCAGCGATTCTCATAGTACTCGCTATAGTTTTAATGTTGATAGTTCTCACCACGTTCATCTTAACTAATGTTAGGTGA
- a CDS encoding ABC transporter permease yields the protein MLRDIFRYAMKVLTEKKFRAVLTIIGISIGPLALVMMTSTVRGYANYVESAILALGQNTVVVLPSERYRLTSSDLDYIRSLDEVSEAEPFYSTQGFIQTVEGRKNVFIYAVDASILTKAIGNLELDEGEFPLDVETTYCVIGHSIAYSTTSNTKLFDVGDVITINIVEVLSGGKLNLRKVSLRVKGILKEFGGAAFVSPDQTVFLPVRSGPSILNIKDVSGIFIVAKDPSLVDVLTRKIREVYQDKVTVVAFQQIARTVASVTAALDFIVFSASLSAFAVAVAGTASTMITSVIERTREIGVLKALGFTDKQVVFMILAESIIMSLIGGAIGIGSGVVGAHVLSSRGLTISAGSSGLVIVANPEITVDLILTTVFITVAVGVVGGTLPAYRAAKIPPATALRYE from the coding sequence GTGCTTAGAGATATATTCAGGTACGCTATGAAGGTGTTGACTGAGAAGAAGTTTAGAGCTGTATTAACTATAATCGGAATATCTATAGGTCCTCTAGCTCTAGTGATGATGACCTCTACTGTGAGGGGGTATGCTAATTACGTTGAGAGCGCTATACTGGCTTTAGGTCAGAACACCGTAGTTGTATTACCTTCCGAGAGATACAGACTTACTAGTAGTGATTTAGACTATATAAGGAGTCTTGATGAGGTTAGTGAAGCAGAGCCTTTTTATTCTACGCAGGGGTTCATACAGACTGTTGAGGGCAGGAAGAATGTGTTTATATATGCTGTAGACGCGTCTATCTTAACTAAAGCTATAGGTAATCTAGAGTTAGATGAGGGTGAGTTCCCCCTCGATGTAGAGACGACTTACTGCGTGATAGGCCACTCTATAGCGTACTCAACTACTTCAAACACTAAGTTGTTTGATGTCGGTGATGTCATCACGATCAACATAGTTGAGGTATTGAGTGGCGGCAAGCTCAACTTGAGGAAAGTCTCACTTAGAGTTAAGGGAATCCTTAAAGAGTTTGGTGGTGCTGCTTTCGTGTCGCCGGACCAGACGGTCTTCTTGCCTGTGAGGAGTGGTCCCTCCATCCTCAACATAAAGGATGTGTCAGGTATTTTCATAGTAGCTAAGGACCCCTCACTAGTTGATGTGCTGACTAGAAAAATTAGAGAAGTTTATCAAGATAAGGTGACGGTAGTGGCTTTCCAGCAGATAGCTAGAACTGTTGCTTCAGTAACTGCAGCACTAGATTTTATAGTTTTCTCTGCTTCTCTCTCGGCTTTCGCGGTGGCTGTGGCGGGGACTGCGTCAACAATGATTACCTCAGTTATTGAGAGGACGCGTGAGATAGGTGTTTTAAAAGCTTTGGGCTTCACAGACAAGCAGGTAGTCTTCATGATACTGGCTGAGTCTATAATAATGTCTTTGATAGGAGGCGCTATAGGCATAGGATCTGGTGTTGTAGGGGCTCACGTCCTCTCATCAAGAGGTCTCACAATATCTGCTGGTAGTAGTGGGTTAGTCATAGTGGCTAACCCAGAGATAACCGTAGATTTGATACTGACTACAGTCTTCATAACTGTGGCGGTCGGCGTCGTGGGCGGGACACTGCCTGCTTACAGAGCTGCTAAAATACCTCCAGCGACTGCTCTGAGGTACGAGTAG
- a CDS encoding ABC transporter ATP-binding protein codes for MQLVDVWKAYRVGDIVTWALKGVNLSILRGEFIAIMGPSGSGKTTLLNIIGLLDRPTKGKVYIDGVDVSALPSDELARLRNRKIGFVFQQFNLVARMSVYENIELPLMPAGVPPRLRREMILKALKAAGGESEWLAKKPTQLSGGQQQRVAIARALVNNPEIILADEPTGNLDRASARTVVETFTRLNMEGQTIVIVTHDPEVANCASKIYVIRDGVIKDLRIPSKSECLLYKEIK; via the coding sequence ATGCAGTTAGTTGATGTGTGGAAGGCCTATAGAGTAGGTGACATAGTTACTTGGGCTTTGAAGGGGGTCAATTTAAGTATTTTGAGAGGTGAGTTCATAGCTATAATGGGTCCTTCAGGCTCAGGCAAGACTACCCTACTAAACATTATTGGCTTACTTGACAGACCTACTAAGGGTAAGGTGTATATAGACGGTGTTGACGTGTCAGCACTGCCTTCAGATGAGTTAGCCAGGCTTAGGAACAGGAAGATAGGTTTTGTTTTCCAGCAGTTCAACCTAGTCGCTCGCATGAGTGTATACGAGAACATAGAATTACCTCTTATGCCTGCTGGAGTACCCCCTCGCTTAAGGCGCGAAATGATTTTAAAAGCTCTTAAAGCAGCTGGTGGTGAGAGTGAGTGGCTTGCCAAGAAACCGACTCAATTATCTGGGGGTCAGCAACAGAGAGTAGCTATTGCTAGAGCCTTAGTAAACAACCCTGAAATAATACTGGCTGACGAGCCTACGGGAAACCTAGATAGGGCGTCAGCCAGAACAGTCGTAGAGACTTTCACTAGACTGAATATGGAGGGTCAGACTATCGTTATAGTGACGCACGACCCTGAAGTAGCTAACTGTGCTAGCAAAATATACGTAATAAGAGATGGCGTCATTAAGGACTTACGAATCCCTTCTAAGAGTGAGTGTCTCCTATATAAGGAGATAAAGTGA
- a CDS encoding lysine exporter LysO family protein: MLKKLESSRLTLLFAAGLITGLATNLRVGEEILWTTLLCLIFAVGLSMGLEINKIASMSREKISWGLKLILATLTGSLTGGAVIYLLIGEPALKYSLAISAGMGWYSFTGTYLASIDPYLGFLGYLSNILREVYTYITYPLLAKKLRYSSISLGGATTMDTTLPVIASVGGSEAGIIAFIHGAFLTLLIPIIVSALAST; this comes from the coding sequence ATGCTTAAAAAACTCGAGTCTTCGAGACTCACTCTATTGTTCGCGGCAGGATTAATCACGGGTCTAGCTACTAACCTCAGAGTAGGTGAGGAGATTCTATGGACTACTTTATTGTGCTTAATATTCGCGGTAGGACTCTCTATGGGCCTAGAAATAAATAAGATTGCGTCAATGAGTAGAGAGAAGATCTCTTGGGGGCTTAAGCTGATTCTAGCCACCCTCACAGGCTCCTTAACAGGCGGCGCAGTAATCTACTTGCTAATCGGTGAACCAGCACTGAAGTATTCACTAGCAATCTCCGCAGGCATGGGCTGGTATAGCTTTACTGGAACGTACTTAGCGAGTATAGATCCCTATCTCGGGTTCCTCGGGTACTTATCTAATATTCTGCGCGAGGTCTACACCTACATCACGTACCCCCTACTAGCTAAGAAGCTGAGGTACTCTTCAATAAGCTTGGGAGGTGCTACGACGATGGACACCACATTACCAGTAATAGCGTCTGTAGGAGGCTCTGAAGCAGGAATCATAGCGTTCATACACGGAGCCTTCTTAACTCTCCTAATACCTATAATAGTGTCTGCACTAGCCTCAACATAA
- a CDS encoding flavin reductase family protein translates to MVLGRYVARVMHPRPVSVIVGMSRTGEVNGCSVSWFMPVNVDPFIFSVSLSPERLTYSYIKETKEVTLNIMPFKFVEKVHRAGSISGKELKNKLTVLGFELESSSVVRVPHIKGVPAYVEGVLINELLFEDHSLMVFKGLKVYVDEKYFRENVLTEDAEVLLHVGGNVYAKPSNYVRV, encoded by the coding sequence GTACGTAGCTAGAGTTATGCACCCGAGACCCGTGTCAGTCATTGTGGGTATGTCGAGAACTGGGGAAGTCAACGGCTGTAGCGTGTCGTGGTTTATGCCGGTGAATGTTGACCCGTTCATCTTCTCAGTGTCTTTAAGTCCTGAGAGACTAACATATAGCTATATCAAGGAGACCAAGGAAGTTACTCTAAACATAATGCCGTTTAAGTTTGTTGAGAAAGTTCATCGCGCGGGCAGTATTTCAGGTAAAGAATTAAAGAATAAGCTTACTGTGCTGGGTTTTGAGCTCGAGAGCTCTTCTGTCGTTAGAGTCCCGCACATAAAGGGTGTTCCAGCATACGTCGAGGGTGTACTGATTAACGAACTACTTTTTGAGGACCACTCGTTAATGGTGTTTAAGGGTCTTAAAGTTTATGTGGATGAGAAGTACTTCAGGGAGAACGTCCTCACTGAGGATGCTGAGGTGTTGCTTCACGTTGGAGGAAACGTATACGCGAAACCCAGTAATTACGTTAGGGTGTGA